A portion of the Bacillus thuringiensis genome contains these proteins:
- the tpx gene encoding thiol peroxidase, producing MANVTFKGNPMTLVGTEVKVGDQAPNFQVLANDLSPVSLETYKGEVKLISVVPSIDTGVCDAQTRRFNQDAAGIENAKVLTISADLPFAQKRWCAANGLENVVTLSDHRDLSFGEAYGLVMKELRLLARAVFVVDSNDKVVYVEYVGEGTSHPNYEAALEAAKSAK from the coding sequence GTGGCAAACGTAACTTTTAAAGGTAATCCAATGACTTTAGTTGGAACAGAAGTTAAAGTTGGCGATCAAGCGCCAAACTTCCAAGTATTAGCAAACGACTTATCTCCAGTAAGTTTAGAAACATACAAAGGCGAAGTAAAATTAATTAGTGTTGTACCTTCAATCGACACAGGTGTGTGTGATGCACAAACACGTCGTTTTAACCAAGATGCAGCAGGTATTGAAAACGCGAAAGTATTAACAATTAGCGCTGATTTACCATTCGCTCAAAAACGCTGGTGTGCAGCAAACGGTTTAGAAAATGTTGTAACACTTTCTGACCACCGTGACCTTTCATTCGGTGAAGCTTACGGCTTAGTAATGAAAGAACTTCGTTTACTTGCTCGTGCAGTATTCGTAGTAGATAGTAATGACAAAGTAGTTTACGTAGAATACGTAGGCGAAGGTACAAGCCATCCAAACTATGAAGCAGCATTAGAAGCAGCTAAATCTGCAAAGTAA
- the ytfJ gene encoding GerW family sporulation protein encodes MDHPIQGLMTTAMQHLKQMTDVNTIVGDPIKAADGSVILTVSKVSFGFAAGGSEFGRVEHSGRHPFGGGSGGGVSINPVAFLVINGDGVKVLHLDKQTHVIDKIIELAPQAVDKVKEMMDKRKEDDPEFQI; translated from the coding sequence ATGGACCATCCAATTCAAGGTTTAATGACAACCGCAATGCAGCATTTAAAACAAATGACTGATGTAAATACAATTGTGGGTGACCCAATTAAAGCGGCAGATGGAAGTGTAATTCTTACAGTTTCGAAAGTAAGTTTCGGATTTGCTGCTGGTGGAAGTGAATTTGGTAGAGTAGAACATTCAGGCCGTCATCCATTTGGCGGAGGAAGTGGAGGAGGAGTTTCTATTAATCCTGTTGCCTTTCTTGTTATAAATGGAGATGGTGTGAAAGTATTGCACTTAGATAAGCAAACGCATGTCATCGATAAAATAATTGAATTAGCGCCACAAGCTGTTGATAAAGTGAAAGAAATGATGGATAAACGAAAAGAAGATGATCCTGAATTTCAAATTTAA
- a CDS encoding DUF2953 domain-containing protein gives MIRMKWLVIGIIILLLFILLILLSKISLKVTFLYSEMEKQCLFQVKIWMIRYTFDVLERIEKQQKKTGQKIEKAEKDGGLDNKIMAQLDSIGELIKKLQDVHTIVKDFLKRVKINGWRWHTQIGAGDAASTGIVTGYAWGTKGMAAGVVGQYMHIVDVPEFEITPVFQGKGFASRCELTASFRIFRTVKTAVKLLIFMRQQRSGMEKNSVQA, from the coding sequence ATGATACGTATGAAGTGGCTCGTAATTGGAATAATAATTCTTCTCCTTTTTATTTTGCTTATACTATTGTCGAAAATATCGCTTAAGGTGACATTTTTATATTCAGAAATGGAAAAGCAATGTTTATTTCAAGTGAAAATATGGATGATTCGATATACATTTGACGTGTTGGAAAGAATTGAAAAACAGCAGAAAAAGACAGGACAAAAAATCGAAAAAGCTGAAAAGGACGGCGGACTAGATAATAAAATTATGGCGCAACTTGACAGCATAGGTGAACTGATAAAAAAGCTTCAAGACGTTCATACTATCGTTAAAGATTTTCTCAAACGAGTGAAAATCAATGGTTGGAGATGGCATACACAAATTGGAGCAGGCGACGCAGCTAGTACTGGAATTGTCACTGGATATGCATGGGGGACAAAAGGAATGGCTGCTGGAGTTGTCGGACAATATATGCATATTGTTGACGTACCAGAATTTGAAATTACACCTGTTTTTCAAGGGAAGGGATTTGCATCGAGATGTGAGTTAACAGCATCTTTTCGTATATTCCGTACTGTAAAAACAGCGGTGAAATTACTCATATTTATGAGGCAGCAAAGATCTGGCATGGAAAAAAACTCTGTTCAAGCATAG
- a CDS encoding NAD kinase, with translation MADRRNLFFFYGDDKATLVEKMKPIYRILEENGFTILDHPKNANAIVSVGDDATFLQAVRKTGFREDCLYAGISTKDETSFYCDFHIDHVDTALQEITKNEIEVRKYPTIQVDVDHGTSFYCLNEFSLRSSIIKTFVVDVHVDDLYFETFRGDGLVVSTPTGSTAYNKSLHGAVVDPLIPCFQVSELASLNNNTYRTLGSPFILNHKRTLTLKLRPDGNDYPVIGMDNEALSIKQVEKAVVRLSDKQIKTVKLKNNSFWEKVQRTFL, from the coding sequence ATGGCAGATCGTCGCAATTTATTTTTCTTTTATGGTGATGACAAAGCAACGCTCGTTGAAAAAATGAAACCAATCTATCGTATTTTAGAAGAGAATGGATTTACCATATTAGATCATCCAAAAAATGCAAACGCTATCGTCAGTGTTGGAGATGATGCAACCTTCTTACAAGCCGTTCGTAAAACTGGTTTTAGGGAAGATTGCTTATACGCAGGGATTTCTACGAAAGATGAAACTTCGTTCTACTGCGATTTCCACATTGATCACGTTGATACAGCCCTTCAAGAAATTACAAAAAATGAAATTGAAGTGCGAAAATATCCAACAATTCAGGTAGATGTAGATCATGGTACATCTTTCTATTGTTTAAATGAGTTCTCATTACGTTCTAGCATTATTAAAACATTCGTTGTAGATGTTCACGTTGATGATTTATACTTCGAAACATTTAGAGGGGACGGTTTAGTTGTTTCTACCCCAACAGGAAGTACAGCTTACAATAAATCATTGCATGGTGCAGTTGTTGACCCACTTATTCCATGTTTCCAAGTAAGCGAACTAGCATCTTTAAACAACAACACTTATCGTACGCTCGGTTCACCGTTCATTTTAAATCATAAGCGTACATTAACTTTAAAACTAAGACCAGACGGTAACGATTATCCTGTTATCGGCATGGATAACGAAGCGCTTAGCATTAAACAAGTTGAAAAAGCTGTTGTACGCTTAAGCGATAAACAAATTAAAACAGTTAAATTAAAAAACAATTCTTTCTGGGAAAAAGTACAGAGAACGTTTTTATAG